The sequence CTTGACGTTGTTTTTGAGCTCCACGCCCAGGGGGCCGTAGTCCCAGGAGTTGGCCAGGCCGCCGTAGATCTCGCTGCCGGGGTAGACAAAGCCGCGGCCCTTGCACAGCGCCACCAGCTTTTCCATGGTTTTTTCGGTGTTTTTCATGGGAAGCACTCCTTATGAAATAAAATAGAACTGGAGAACACAATGAGGCGGCAGACCGATAAAAAACGCCCTGAGCCAAAGGCTCAGGGCGAACAGTCTGTCCGTGGTGCCACCTGAATTCGGGGCGGCAGACCGCCCCGCGCTCGGCCCCTGTAACGGCGGGTACCGCCGGCCCATTTCCTGGCCGGAGCTCCCGGACGCCTTCCGCGGGGACCTTCGGAAGCCTCGCACCGTCCGGCTTCTCTCTGGCCCGGGCCCTCGCGTACTCCTCCCGGTCACTGCCTGTCGCTGTATCGTGGAGTGTATTGTATCACCGAAACCGCCCGCCGTCAAGGGATTTCGCCTTTCTGGGCCCTAGAGTACGGGCTCTCCGTCGTCGGGGAGGTTCAGGCGGTTGATGATGTGGACCAGATGCAGCCGCATGGCGGCCTCCGCGCCCTCCTGGTCCCGGATGCGGAGAAAGGAGAGGATCAGCCGGTGGTCCTCCACCGTCTCGCCGCTGAACCAGTTGACCCCATCCTGAAGGGCGGCGGACTGGCTGATGGAGCGCTGGATGCCGGGGATAAACTGGGCCATGAAGTCGTTATGCATGGCCTGGACGATGCCGGAGTGAAAGGCCTGGTCGGCGGCGATGCTGTCGCCCCCCTCCAGAACGGTCTTTTCAAAGGCCTCCCCCAGCCGGAGGATGTTGCGCAGCTCCTCGCTGGTGGCCCGGCGGCAGGCCAGGGCCACGCACCGGGGCTCCACCATCAGCCGCAGTTCGAAGAGCTCCTTCAGCACCGTCTTTTGGGTGAGCAGCTCCATCAGGCCGAAATCCGCCTTTTCCGGGAGCTGCTCGGCCACAAAGGTCCCCATGCCCCGCCGCACCACCAGCACCCCGTGGGACGAGAGGATGCGGATAGCCTCCCGCAGGGTGCCCCGGCTCACGCCGTACTCGCCGGCCAAATCGTTCTCGTTGGGGAGCTTGTCGCCGGGCCGGTAGCGCACGCCCTCCTGGAAGTCGCTGAGAAGCTGTTTTGCCACCTGCTGAGAAAGACTTCCCTTGTTTCTCGCCGCCATCTCTCCATTGCCTCCCCGAAAAGTTCGTATCCACAGTTGTTTTTCAATTATACGCAAAACAGGGAGAAAAAGCAAGAATTCCCACAACTCCTGTTTACCCTGTCAAAAAGGACAGGGCGGTTTTATGGAAAACAGAGAAATGCGCAAACCCTCTTGACAAATCGGCCGTCTTTGTGTATCTTGATGTTAGACAGATAAGTAATATGTTAAACATCTAACCATAACCGCTTTTTGGAAAGGAGCTTCTTATGAAACGCACATCCAACGTCCTGCTGGTTCTCACCGTTGTGTTTTGTCTTGTCAGTCTGCTGTGGAGTGCCGCAGTCTATGTCACCTTTGGTCTAGCCCTGGCGCTGGCCGTGACCTCCATCGCCACGCCCAACGACAAGGAGATCGGTCAGTTGATTCCCTTCCATGCGCCGACGGGCCAGCACGACAAAGCCGCCTGATTCCTTTCATGTGCCTATTCTCCCATCAAGGAGCGCCCGGATTTGGGGAAGTCCGGGCGCTCCCTTTTTGCCCACAGAGACCTATCCGCTCAGGGACAGATCCACATCCTCGATTGTCAAGCCAGGCTGAAGCGCCAGGTTGATCCCGTACCCGCTGTTCCCCATGGGATTGACATCCCACGGGGGCCCCGTATTTCATCTGCGCCCGGCGAAAATCAATTCCGCCGGGCTGCGCCGCTTGCGCGGCGGCGTGCTTTGCACGCTGGTCATCGGGTCCGCCTCAGCTCAGAAACAGATCCACATCCTCGATTGTCAAGCCAGGCTGAAGCGCCAGGTTGATCCCGTACCCGCTGTTCCCCATGGGATTGACATCCCACGGGGGCCCCGTATTTCATCTGTGCCCGGCGAAAATCAATTCCGCCGGGCTGCGCCGCTTGCGCGGCGGCGTGCTTTGCACGCTGGTCATCGGGTCCGCCTCAGCTCAGAAACAGATCCACATCCTCGATTGTCAAGCCAGGCTGAAGCGCCAGGTTGATCCCGTACCCGATGACCTTGACCAGGTCGGCCACCCGCTGGTCGATATCTCTGGGCGTGACCATCAGCCCTTCGCCCGCCCCGGCCAGGGCCTCCGGGTCCAGCCCCTCTTGCCCGGCCTCCGCCAGAATATCGGCGGCCAGCGTCCCGGCGTCCACTACCGTGGGTACTCCCACGGCAATGACGGGGACGCCTAAGGTCTCCCGGTTGAGGGCGGCCCGGTGGTTGCCCACGCCGGAGCCTGGGACAATGCCGGTGTTGGCCAACTGTACGGTGGTGCACACCCGGTCCATGGATCGGGAGGCCAGGGCGTCCACCGCGATGATGCAGCCCGGCCGGATCTTTTCCGCTACCGCCTTTACCAGTTCGCCGCTCTCCACGCCGGTGGTGCCCAGCACTCCGGCGGCCAAGGCCGCTACCGGTCGGAAGGAACCGAAGTGCTCCGGTGCCTGCTCCACCAGATGGCGGGTGACCATGGTGTGGTCGGCCACCCCGGGCCCGATGGCGTCGGGGGTAATGGCCCGGTTGCCCAACCCCACCACCAGGCATGTGGCCTCCTCGGGCAGCTTGAGCAGCCCATTCAGCTCGGCGGCGATGGCCCGGGCGGCCCGGCCGAAGGCGTCCTCCTCCCGGCGGGCCAGGGCGTCCAGTTGTACCGTCACATAGGAGCCCACCGGCTTGCCCAAAGAGCTGGCGCCCTGCTCGTCCAGGATATCCACCGTAGTGAC is a genomic window of Intestinimonas massiliensis (ex Afouda et al. 2020) containing:
- a CDS encoding FadR/GntR family transcriptional regulator is translated as MAKQLLSDFQEGVRYRPGDKLPNENDLAGEYGVSRGTLREAIRILSSHGVLVVRRGMGTFVAEQLPEKADFGLMELLTQKTVLKELFELRLMVEPRCVALACRRATSEELRNILRLGEAFEKTVLEGGDSIAADQAFHSGIVQAMHNDFMAQFIPGIQRSISQSAALQDGVNWFSGETVEDHRLILSFLRIRDQEGAEAAMRLHLVHIINRLNLPDDGEPVL
- the gpr gene encoding GPR endopeptidase, which gives rise to MLKRRTDLALEAKELWTESAEKETKLEGVRARDSLREGYQVTTVDILDEQGASSLGKPVGSYVTVQLDALARREEDAFGRAARAIAAELNGLLKLPEEATCLVVGLGNRAITPDAIGPGVADHTMVTRHLVEQAPEHFGSFRPVAALAAGVLGTTGVESGELVKAVAEKIRPGCIIAVDALASRSMDRVCTTVQLANTGIVPGSGVGNHRAALNRETLGVPVIAVGVPTVVDAGTLAADILAEAGQEGLDPEALAGAGEGLMVTPRDIDQRVADLVKVIGYGINLALQPGLTIEDVDLFLS